From the genome of Cytobacillus firmus, one region includes:
- a CDS encoding peptide MFS transporter, with amino-acid sequence MSDFNRQKIVESVPQKGFFGHPKGLFTLFFTEFWERFSYYGMRAILVFYMYYEVSKGGLGLDEPTALAIMSIYGSLVYMSGIIGGWIADRLLGTSRAVFYGGILIMLGHIALSIPGSLAMFFVSMVLIVLGTGLLKPNVSSVVGDIYSPEDNRRDAGFSIFYMGINLGGFLAPLIVGTVGMKYNFHLGFAIAAVGMFFGLLVFIFTKKKNLGLAGTYISNPLSANEKKTVYTRIGLGAVIIAILVAVGIPTGLLTFDSFIALVGILGIGLPIIYFTMMYRSPKTTEVERSRIIAYIPLFIASVMFWAIQEQGSTILANYADKRTQLEFMGLDISPAWFQSLNPLFIIFFAPVFAWLWVKLGDRQPSVPQKFSLGLLFAGLSFIVILLPAYLGGTDSLVSPLWLVLSYFIVVLGELCLSPVGLSATTKLAPAAFSAQTMSLWFLSNAAAQAINAQIVKFYTPETEMTYFGVIGAVAILLSIILFLLSPKIQGFMKGVR; translated from the coding sequence GTTTCTTCGGACATCCTAAAGGCTTGTTCACACTTTTCTTCACCGAATTTTGGGAGCGCTTTTCTTACTATGGAATGAGAGCAATCCTTGTTTTCTATATGTACTACGAGGTTTCAAAAGGCGGATTAGGCCTCGATGAGCCAACAGCTTTAGCAATCATGTCCATTTATGGGTCATTGGTGTATATGTCAGGAATCATCGGCGGATGGATAGCTGACAGATTACTTGGAACATCCAGAGCGGTATTCTATGGCGGAATTTTAATCATGCTCGGCCATATTGCCCTTTCCATTCCTGGAAGCCTGGCTATGTTCTTTGTTTCCATGGTTTTGATTGTTTTAGGTACTGGTTTATTGAAGCCGAATGTATCGAGCGTCGTTGGGGACATTTACAGTCCTGAAGATAACCGCCGCGATGCCGGTTTCAGTATTTTCTATATGGGCATCAACCTTGGCGGATTCCTTGCGCCGTTAATTGTCGGAACAGTTGGAATGAAATATAATTTCCATCTTGGTTTCGCCATTGCAGCCGTTGGTATGTTCTTTGGCTTATTGGTGTTTATCTTTACGAAAAAGAAAAATCTTGGATTAGCAGGAACTTATATTTCTAATCCATTATCTGCAAATGAAAAGAAAACAGTTTATACAAGAATCGGCCTGGGTGCTGTTATTATTGCGATTTTAGTTGCTGTCGGCATCCCAACTGGTCTTTTAACATTTGATTCCTTTATTGCACTTGTTGGTATTCTGGGTATCGGCCTCCCGATTATTTACTTTACGATGATGTATCGCAGCCCGAAGACAACCGAAGTGGAACGTTCACGCATCATTGCGTATATTCCATTATTCATTGCATCTGTTATGTTCTGGGCGATCCAGGAGCAGGGCTCAACAATTCTTGCGAATTATGCGGACAAGCGTACACAGCTTGAGTTTATGGGACTTGATATATCACCGGCATGGTTCCAGTCTCTTAACCCATTATTTATTATTTTCTTCGCGCCAGTATTTGCGTGGCTGTGGGTGAAGCTTGGCGACCGCCAGCCTTCAGTGCCGCAGAAATTCTCACTGGGTCTATTGTTTGCCGGTTTATCTTTCATTGTGATTCTGCTTCCTGCTTACCTTGGCGGAACAGATTCTCTAGTAAGCCCATTATGGCTGGTTCTTAGCTACTTCATTGTTGTTCTTGGAGAGCTTTGCTTATCACCTGTTGGACTTTCAGCCACAACCAAATTAGCGCCTGCTGCGTTCTCCGCACAAACGATGAGCCTTTGGTTCCTATCAAATGCGGCAGCACAGGCAATCAATGCACAGATTGTTAAATTCTACACACCTGAAACGGAAATGACGTATTTCGGAGTAATTGGTGCAGTAGCGATCCTGCTATCCATCATCTTATTCTTATTGAGTCCTAAGATTCAAGGATTTATGAAGGGTGTACGTTAA
- a CDS encoding cupin domain-containing protein: MNSGIQTILLKDDGQIPNNQGLPVIIYKAVFKEQPGEIEAAFNRHQWTGSWTGGVYDYHHYHSNTHEVLGVKAGQATVLIGGDQGERLEISQGDIILLPAGTGHKKIESSPDFEVVGAYPGGTSPNMKKRDPSDRVQALEEIKNVPIPQMDPVYGEEGPMLAEWRG; the protein is encoded by the coding sequence ATGAATAGCGGGATTCAAACCATTCTGCTGAAAGATGATGGGCAAATACCCAACAATCAAGGTCTCCCGGTCATCATATACAAGGCAGTTTTTAAGGAACAGCCCGGCGAAATTGAGGCTGCTTTCAACAGACACCAATGGACAGGAAGCTGGACGGGCGGAGTGTATGATTACCACCATTATCACTCCAACACTCACGAAGTACTGGGGGTCAAAGCGGGACAGGCAACCGTCCTTATCGGTGGCGATCAGGGCGAACGCCTCGAAATCAGCCAGGGCGACATCATTCTCCTTCCTGCAGGCACAGGGCATAAGAAGATTGAAAGCAGCCCGGACTTCGAAGTCGTGGGTGCCTATCCCGGCGGGACAAGCCCGAATATGAAGAAAAGAGACCCATCAGACCGTGTACAGGCACTTGAAGAAATTAAAAATGTCCCGATTCCGCAGATGGACCCTGTTTATGGTGAAGAGGGGCCGATGCTTGCGGAATGGAGAGGCTGA
- the ypfJ gene encoding KPN_02809 family neutral zinc metallopeptidase produces MKWKGRRASSNVEDRRGMGGGGKTLIGGGLGGIIIVLLFTFLGGDPGELLGNMAGSDSGTSVPYEESEHEKELADFVSVVLADTEEVWTELFEEQGLQYKEPTLVLYSGSVQSACGAASSSVGPFYCPGDQKLYIDLSFYDELQRKFQAPGDFAMAYVIAHEVGHHVQTLLGTTEEIMPLRQKMSEEKFNKYLVRFELQADYYSGVWAHHAQGMGYLEEGDLEEALNAATAVGDDTLQKRAQGYVVPESFTHGTSEQRKSWFHKGFQNGTIKGGDTFKQSSF; encoded by the coding sequence ATGAAGTGGAAAGGCAGAAGAGCGAGTTCGAACGTGGAAGACCGGAGAGGCATGGGAGGCGGGGGGAAAACCCTGATCGGCGGCGGCCTTGGCGGAATTATTATAGTATTGTTATTTACCTTCCTCGGGGGTGATCCGGGTGAGCTGTTAGGCAATATGGCCGGATCAGATTCTGGTACATCTGTGCCATATGAAGAGTCAGAGCATGAAAAAGAGCTTGCTGATTTTGTCTCAGTTGTGCTGGCGGATACAGAAGAGGTCTGGACGGAACTATTCGAAGAGCAGGGTCTGCAGTATAAAGAGCCAACCCTTGTTTTATACTCAGGCAGCGTACAGTCTGCCTGCGGGGCAGCTTCCTCTTCAGTGGGACCCTTCTATTGCCCGGGCGACCAAAAACTGTATATCGATTTAAGCTTTTACGATGAACTGCAAAGGAAATTCCAGGCACCAGGAGATTTTGCCATGGCTTATGTTATCGCCCATGAGGTTGGGCACCATGTGCAGACACTTCTGGGGACAACCGAAGAAATCATGCCGCTCCGCCAGAAAATGAGTGAAGAGAAATTTAATAAATATCTCGTCCGGTTTGAATTGCAGGCCGACTATTATTCAGGCGTTTGGGCTCACCATGCCCAGGGAATGGGATATTTAGAGGAAGGCGATCTGGAAGAGGCCCTTAATGCAGCCACGGCAGTAGGGGACGACACTCTTCAAAAACGCGCGCAGGGCTATGTCGTGCCGGAAAGCTTTACACATGGCACGTCAGAGCAAAGGAAGTCATGGTTTCACAAAGGATTCCAGAACGGAACCATCAAAGGCGGAGATACGTTTAAGCAAAGCAGTTTTTGA
- a CDS encoding NAD(P)/FAD-dependent oxidoreductase → MKSHIVIGAGILGASAAYHLAKAGAKVTVIDRKDPGQATDAAAGIICPWLSQRRNKAWYALAKGGAAYYQKLIRELEKDGETETGYQQAGAVSLHTDPAKLENMEERAMKRRGDAPEMGEITHLSPEQTSQLFPPLAKEYASVHVSGAARVNGRALRDALLRAAEKHGAEVVQGSAELVCQGDEITAVKASGKQYEAESVIAAAGAWAAELFEPLGIQLDVKPQKAQIVHLQLEGEDTAGWPVVMPPNNQYILAFEGGRIVIGATHEDDMWYDLRVTAGGLNDIFEKALAIAPGLSDGTFTEARVGFRPYTPGFLPIIGQIPGLKGLYIANGLGASGLTAGPFLGAQLARLALGQEVDIDLSLYDPAGAVKK, encoded by the coding sequence ATGAAAAGTCATATCGTAATTGGTGCAGGAATTCTGGGAGCTTCTGCTGCCTACCATTTGGCTAAGGCAGGTGCTAAAGTCACCGTTATCGACCGCAAAGATCCGGGGCAGGCAACCGATGCAGCGGCCGGAATTATATGCCCCTGGCTGTCCCAGCGGCGGAATAAGGCGTGGTATGCGCTCGCCAAAGGGGGAGCGGCCTATTATCAGAAACTGATCAGGGAGCTTGAAAAAGACGGCGAGACAGAGACCGGCTATCAGCAGGCAGGAGCCGTCAGCCTTCATACCGATCCTGCAAAGCTGGAAAATATGGAAGAACGGGCCATGAAAAGGCGCGGAGATGCTCCTGAAATGGGGGAGATTACACATCTGTCTCCGGAACAGACATCCCAGCTGTTTCCCCCATTGGCTAAGGAATATGCCTCTGTCCATGTAAGCGGTGCGGCGCGCGTCAATGGCCGCGCACTGAGGGATGCGCTGCTGCGGGCAGCTGAAAAGCATGGTGCGGAAGTGGTGCAGGGCTCTGCAGAACTTGTGTGCCAGGGAGATGAGATTACAGCTGTTAAAGCCAGCGGAAAGCAATATGAAGCGGAAAGTGTGATTGCAGCGGCCGGAGCGTGGGCAGCAGAGCTTTTTGAGCCGCTTGGAATCCAACTGGATGTGAAGCCGCAAAAAGCGCAAATCGTCCATCTTCAGCTTGAAGGGGAAGATACCGCGGGCTGGCCGGTTGTCATGCCTCCAAACAATCAATACATTCTGGCTTTTGAGGGAGGACGCATCGTCATTGGCGCCACCCATGAAGATGACATGTGGTACGATTTAAGAGTAACTGCAGGCGGTCTGAATGATATTTTTGAAAAAGCTTTAGCAATCGCCCCGGGATTATCGGATGGAACGTTTACAGAAGCACGGGTGGGATTCCGTCCCTATACACCCGGATTTCTGCCCATAATAGGCCAAATTCCGGGTCTCAAAGGTCTTTACATAGCAAATGGGCTTGGAGCCTCAGGGCTCACTGCAGGGCCGTTTCTGGGCGCCCAGCTGGCCAGGCTTGCTCTCGGACAGGAGGTTGATATTGACCTGAGCCTCTATGATCCGGCTGGCGCGGTAAAAAAATGA
- a CDS encoding ornithine cyclodeaminase family protein, translating to MLLLSEKEIKSIYTMESAIKDLENALVHNQEGKIQNPHRTVLDFPEKKASALYMPSALPPIGKTAVKVVTIFPENPAVGKKTTQGVILLSDTETGEHLACMNASYLTRLRTGAVSGIATKHLAKKSARTVAVIGCGAMAEEQLQAVLEVREIEGIFLYNRTAAKAHEFADKFKEFNCGVTILENADEAVSRADIVICSTRSEKPVFSGKALQQGTHINGVGSYLPHMQEVDAETLLRSSKIVVDTIEGVKDEAGDFIVPAAEGIWSFSDLHGEIGPLSSGMIAGRENDEEITFFKSVGIAYFDLAVAAAVYEKAILEGVGTKVDL from the coding sequence ATGCTTTTATTATCTGAAAAAGAAATCAAATCCATCTATACGATGGAATCAGCCATTAAAGATCTTGAAAACGCACTGGTACATAATCAGGAAGGGAAAATCCAGAATCCGCATAGAACCGTGCTTGATTTTCCGGAGAAAAAAGCTTCAGCCCTTTATATGCCGAGTGCCCTGCCGCCAATCGGAAAAACGGCTGTGAAGGTGGTCACCATTTTTCCTGAGAACCCTGCGGTCGGCAAAAAAACCACTCAGGGAGTCATATTATTAAGTGATACGGAAACAGGGGAACACCTGGCATGCATGAATGCCTCGTACCTGACAAGGCTCCGGACCGGGGCGGTGAGCGGAATTGCCACTAAGCATCTCGCGAAAAAATCGGCAAGAACTGTGGCCGTAATTGGCTGCGGGGCAATGGCTGAAGAACAGCTTCAGGCTGTTTTGGAGGTTCGCGAAATAGAGGGAATTTTCCTTTACAACCGGACGGCTGCAAAGGCACATGAGTTTGCTGACAAGTTTAAGGAGTTTAATTGTGGGGTGACTATCCTGGAAAATGCGGATGAAGCTGTTTCCCGGGCGGATATTGTCATCTGCAGCACCCGCTCGGAAAAGCCTGTGTTCTCTGGAAAGGCCCTCCAGCAGGGGACGCATATAAACGGGGTAGGCTCCTATCTTCCGCATATGCAGGAAGTTGACGCAGAGACGCTGCTGCGAAGTTCTAAAATCGTCGTGGACACCATAGAAGGAGTCAAAGATGAAGCCGGTGATTTTATTGTTCCTGCCGCCGAAGGCATCTGGAGCTTTTCGGACCTGCATGGCGAAATCGGACCATTATCATCCGGAATGATTGCTGGCCGAGAAAACGATGAAGAGATTACCTTTTTCAAATCAGTCGGGATTGCCTATTTTGACCTCGCTGTGGCAGCAGCGGTTTATGAAAAAGCAATTCTTGAAGGCGTCGGAACGAAGGTGGATCTGTAA
- a CDS encoding MFS transporter, which produces MEKKLEKKVLIASLIGSSIEWFDYFLYGTVAALVFNQMFFHSDDPAVGLMLAYASFALAFFIRPLGGVIFSHIGDKIGRKKTLVLTLSLMGGATVLMGFLPTYDNIGAAAPILLILLRLIQGIGLGGEWGGALLLAVEYAPKNRRGFFGSIPQMGVTIGMLLGTLALSIMTLLPEEAFLSWGWRVPFILSALLVFFGLWIRKGIDETPSFKKAQEKGEIAKIPFVETMRSHWKEVLIAVGAKVVETAPFYIFGTFIVSYATTQLGFSRTVTLNAVTIATVITTILIPIMGKLSDKIGRKKLYVGGTVLMMLYAFPYFWLLHQGSAVLLVVATILGLGIIWAPITAVLGTMFSEIFKSNVRYTGITLGYQIGAALAGGTAPLVATALLNAYDNSYVPVALYIMLAAAISLIAISSVRDRSNQDLDSDLPGDDAFHTGFGQTNHKA; this is translated from the coding sequence ATGGAAAAGAAATTAGAAAAGAAAGTCCTGATTGCAAGCCTGATCGGAAGTTCCATCGAATGGTTTGATTATTTTTTATACGGAACGGTTGCTGCACTTGTATTTAATCAAATGTTTTTTCACAGTGATGATCCGGCTGTCGGCTTGATGCTGGCGTATGCCTCTTTCGCACTTGCTTTCTTCATCCGTCCGCTGGGCGGGGTTATTTTCAGCCACATAGGGGATAAAATCGGCAGAAAGAAGACACTTGTCCTCACATTATCCCTTATGGGCGGTGCAACAGTCCTCATGGGCTTTTTGCCTACCTACGATAATATAGGCGCGGCAGCACCGATTCTGCTGATTCTTTTACGCTTAATACAAGGAATTGGACTTGGAGGAGAATGGGGCGGTGCACTGCTGCTTGCTGTTGAATATGCTCCAAAAAATCGGCGCGGCTTTTTTGGAAGCATTCCGCAAATGGGTGTCACTATCGGAATGCTCCTCGGAACACTCGCTTTATCTATTATGACATTATTGCCGGAGGAAGCTTTTTTATCATGGGGATGGCGCGTACCGTTCATTCTAAGTGCCCTGCTTGTCTTTTTTGGCTTATGGATCCGCAAAGGCATTGATGAGACTCCATCCTTTAAAAAGGCCCAGGAAAAAGGGGAAATTGCCAAGATTCCATTTGTGGAAACGATGCGCAGCCATTGGAAGGAAGTATTGATTGCAGTCGGTGCAAAAGTGGTCGAGACCGCACCATTTTATATCTTCGGGACCTTTATTGTTTCCTATGCGACAACACAGCTTGGCTTCTCGCGTACGGTTACATTGAATGCCGTTACGATTGCAACGGTTATTACTACTATTTTGATCCCGATTATGGGAAAACTGTCTGACAAAATTGGCCGAAAAAAGCTTTATGTCGGCGGAACGGTCCTGATGATGCTTTATGCCTTTCCGTACTTCTGGCTTCTTCACCAGGGTTCGGCCGTTCTGCTGGTTGTGGCCACGATATTGGGTCTCGGCATCATCTGGGCACCAATCACCGCTGTACTTGGAACGATGTTTTCTGAAATATTTAAGTCGAATGTCCGCTATACCGGCATCACCCTGGGCTATCAAATAGGGGCAGCGCTGGCAGGAGGAACAGCTCCTCTTGTGGCAACAGCCCTGCTGAATGCCTATGATAATTCCTATGTTCCTGTAGCCTTATACATCATGCTTGCTGCCGCCATATCTTTAATTGCGATTTCATCCGTCCGCGACCGCAGCAATCAGGACCTGGATTCTGATCTCCCAGGAGATGATGCTTTCCATACAGGCTTCGGACAAACCAATCATAAAGCTTAG
- a CDS encoding MFS transporter, producing MNTKKALPLLFAVMFLVMVGFGIIIPVIPFYAEELGASPTELGLLMAVYSLMQLLFAPMWGRVSDKIGRKPVIMIGIFGLGLSFFMMALSTELWMLFAARIIGGFLSSANMPTVMAYVADITSEEDRGKGMGIIGAAVGLGFIFGPAIGGIFSRESLNLPFYAAGTSSFITFFLVMLVLKESLSPEQRSQGTAKRPGLMTALRGNTGILFILQLFVSLSLAGLEATFAYFAAEKAGLGTVELGYIFMIMGFGGALVQGGLVGRMTKKYGEGAVIQLGIIVSAIGFGLILLVDSFTTAAIFLTIFGIGNGFIRPSVSSLLTKTSQTGHGSTTGLLSSFDSLGRIIGPPLGGWLFTISIGAPYLTGILLSGLAFIMYRVYSAKVNRTRSITP from the coding sequence TTGAATACTAAAAAAGCACTGCCTCTTTTATTCGCCGTTATGTTTCTTGTGATGGTTGGGTTTGGAATCATTATTCCTGTCATCCCCTTTTATGCGGAGGAATTAGGGGCATCACCCACTGAACTGGGCCTGTTAATGGCCGTATATTCGCTGATGCAGCTGCTGTTTGCGCCTATGTGGGGGCGCGTTTCCGATAAAATCGGACGCAAGCCTGTCATTATGATCGGAATTTTTGGCCTTGGATTGTCTTTTTTCATGATGGCCCTGTCCACTGAGCTGTGGATGCTGTTTGCAGCCAGAATTATCGGCGGCTTTCTGTCGTCTGCCAATATGCCGACGGTCATGGCTTATGTAGCGGATATTACATCTGAAGAAGACCGCGGAAAAGGGATGGGCATCATTGGTGCTGCAGTGGGCTTAGGCTTTATTTTCGGCCCTGCGATAGGCGGCATCTTTTCCCGGGAAAGTTTGAACCTTCCTTTCTACGCGGCAGGAACTTCTTCGTTTATCACATTCTTCCTTGTCATGCTTGTGCTGAAGGAGTCTCTGTCACCGGAGCAGCGCAGCCAGGGAACAGCTAAGCGTCCGGGTCTGATGACCGCTTTAAGAGGAAACACTGGCATTTTGTTTATCCTTCAGCTGTTTGTTTCACTGTCACTGGCAGGACTGGAAGCAACCTTCGCTTATTTTGCGGCTGAAAAAGCAGGTCTTGGCACCGTTGAGCTGGGCTATATTTTTATGATTATGGGATTTGGAGGAGCCCTTGTGCAGGGCGGTCTGGTAGGACGAATGACGAAAAAGTATGGAGAAGGGGCTGTGATTCAGCTGGGGATCATCGTCTCCGCCATTGGCTTTGGACTGATTCTCCTGGTTGACAGTTTTACGACTGCGGCGATTTTCCTGACGATTTTCGGCATAGGGAACGGATTTATCCGTCCGAGTGTTTCTTCCCTGCTGACAAAGACATCTCAAACTGGACACGGCAGCACGACTGGCCTGCTGTCATCATTCGATTCCCTGGGACGCATTATCGGCCCGCCGCTCGGAGGATGGCTGTTCACCATCAGCATCGGTGCTCCGTACCTGACGGGAATCCTGCTTTCCGGTTTGGCATTCATAATGTATCGTGTGTATTCTGCCAAGGTGAACAGAACCCGTTCGATTACACCTTAA
- a CDS encoding class I SAM-dependent methyltransferase: MANLWEEKFSQEGYLYGEEPNEFIREQAWRLEGRKRIVAFAEGEGRNAVFLARQGHDVTAWDYTQSGLDKTKQLAERHQVRVETGQKDLIHDSVPSEEYDASIMVFGHFLKKDQKTVFDKLVSVVKPGGIVMLEVYSEDQLSYGTGGPKSVDMVYHPADILQWIQGYKVLHFFYGEQERVEGKGHTGTGHVIQVILKK, encoded by the coding sequence TTGGCAAATTTATGGGAAGAAAAGTTTTCTCAAGAAGGCTATTTATATGGCGAAGAGCCCAACGAATTTATCAGGGAGCAGGCGTGGCGGCTTGAAGGGCGCAAACGTATTGTTGCCTTTGCCGAGGGGGAGGGCCGAAATGCTGTATTCCTTGCCAGGCAGGGGCATGATGTAACAGCATGGGATTATACGCAAAGCGGGTTGGACAAAACAAAGCAGCTGGCTGAGCGCCATCAAGTCAGAGTGGAAACAGGGCAGAAGGACCTGATTCATGATTCTGTGCCATCCGAAGAATATGACGCTTCCATAATGGTTTTCGGCCATTTTCTGAAAAAAGACCAAAAAACCGTTTTCGATAAGCTGGTTTCCGTTGTCAAGCCGGGTGGAATTGTCATGCTTGAGGTTTATTCAGAGGATCAGCTCAGCTATGGTACAGGCGGGCCAAAAAGTGTCGACATGGTCTATCATCCTGCAGATATTCTTCAATGGATTCAGGGTTATAAGGTCCTTCATTTCTTTTATGGCGAACAGGAGAGAGTGGAAGGAAAAGGCCATACAGGAACGGGACACGTCATCCAGGTGATCCTGAAAAAGTAG
- a CDS encoding thioredoxin: MLKDYPRIEARLVNAGKVTEIAGYLMAFTVPVIALYLDGREVLREARFIPVEKLRDNLKRIYEGVFDE, translated from the coding sequence GTGTTAAAGGATTACCCCCGTATCGAAGCACGGCTTGTGAATGCAGGCAAGGTAACCGAAATTGCCGGGTATCTGATGGCCTTTACAGTTCCTGTGATTGCCTTATATCTGGATGGAAGAGAAGTATTAAGGGAAGCCCGGTTCATTCCTGTTGAGAAGCTTCGTGATAATTTGAAAAGGATTTATGAAGGGGTTTTTGATGAGTAA
- a CDS encoding TasA family protein has translation MSFTKKISQGVLSAAMGLSLIGGGTFAYFSDTVDTQNTFASGTLDLGMNPSAVVNIDNIKPGDEVYREFTLENNGTLDIHKVLLNTHYNVADAKGDNTDDFAKHIKVTIMYNTSSATNAVVETTLYELQSQQPDLTELNISGNPKPDGIPAGEKEKIFVLFEFVDNGQDQNQFQGDTLEVNWTFNAEQTAGTYNDDTDESSN, from the coding sequence ATGAGTTTTACAAAGAAGATCAGTCAGGGTGTTTTGAGTGCAGCAATGGGGCTGTCATTAATCGGCGGGGGAACCTTTGCCTATTTTAGTGATACAGTTGACACGCAGAATACGTTTGCTTCGGGAACATTGGATTTAGGAATGAACCCAAGCGCGGTTGTGAATATCGACAACATTAAACCAGGCGATGAAGTTTACCGTGAATTTACACTGGAAAACAATGGTACATTAGATATTCATAAAGTCCTTCTGAACACCCATTACAATGTGGCTGATGCAAAAGGGGATAATACAGATGACTTTGCCAAACATATTAAAGTAACGATTATGTACAATACAAGCAGTGCAACAAACGCTGTTGTAGAAACAACTCTGTATGAGCTGCAAAGCCAGCAGCCGGACCTGACGGAACTTAATATATCGGGCAATCCGAAACCGGACGGCATTCCAGCTGGTGAAAAGGAAAAAATCTTTGTTCTGTTTGAGTTTGTGGACAATGGACAAGACCAAAACCAGTTCCAGGGTGATACGCTCGAAGTCAATTGGACATTTAATGCGGAGCAGACTGCCGGCACCTACAACGATGATACGGATGAGAGCAGCAACTAA
- the sipW gene encoding signal peptidase I SipW has product MKKKLLKIVSNITVALFMLGIGLIAFVVLSSRISGGEPSLLGHQFKAVLSGSMEPTFQTGSVIAIKLSDNQSSYKKGDVITFRMEEKLITHRITGVQEHNGQAAFKTKGDNNDGEDPWTVYPHNVVGKYYGFSIPYAGYALNFASSKTGSALLLIVPGVLLLISAISTIIGAKREIESSQA; this is encoded by the coding sequence ATGAAGAAAAAACTCTTGAAAATAGTGAGTAATATAACGGTAGCTCTTTTCATGCTAGGAATTGGCCTGATTGCATTTGTGGTTCTTTCATCCAGAATTTCAGGAGGGGAGCCATCGCTGCTTGGGCATCAGTTCAAAGCGGTTCTCTCAGGATCCATGGAGCCAACCTTTCAAACAGGTTCGGTGATTGCAATTAAATTAAGTGATAACCAATCTTCATATAAAAAAGGGGATGTTATAACTTTCCGCATGGAAGAGAAGTTAATTACCCATAGAATTACCGGGGTACAGGAACACAATGGACAAGCAGCATTCAAGACTAAAGGAGATAACAACGATGGTGAAGATCCATGGACTGTGTATCCTCATAATGTGGTTGGCAAGTATTACGGTTTTTCCATACCATACGCCGGGTATGCGCTGAATTTTGCGAGTTCAAAGACAGGATCTGCCCTTTTATTGATTGTGCCGGGAGTATTGTTATTAATTTCCGCCATCAGCACTATTATTGGAGCAAAAAGGGAGATTGAATCAAGTCAAGCATAA
- a CDS encoding DUF4047 domain-containing protein, giving the protein MKKSMPKRIILPCLCCLSFYAGHLVVGETEALFSSQAEMEPITITSAFVFPETIQNLQNHADGIAGSMRQNYKRAMEISWNTESQQELQERLHQLAELEGQLKKQMDRLDSIADELYAYEQQAKSSHTGDPSFAYIHEGYQHADLLLSEVMAEVDIQRIKEAGSAIRQRMNELDEEEKARAADKPVEQDSPSDSGAELSQEKPVEMEEEKDQNTTLDESLPGVHAPGNQDTSEEASIENKDQELVSDEEKTLENSE; this is encoded by the coding sequence TTGAAAAAGTCCATGCCAAAGCGAATCATTCTTCCATGCTTATGCTGCTTGTCTTTTTATGCCGGGCATCTGGTTGTCGGGGAAACAGAAGCTTTATTTTCAAGCCAGGCAGAAATGGAGCCAATTACGATAACTTCTGCATTCGTCTTTCCGGAAACGATTCAAAATCTCCAGAACCATGCCGACGGGATCGCCGGCAGCATGAGACAGAACTATAAGCGGGCCATGGAGATTTCCTGGAATACAGAGTCGCAGCAGGAATTACAAGAAAGACTGCATCAGCTGGCAGAATTGGAAGGGCAGCTAAAGAAACAAATGGACAGGCTGGACAGTATTGCTGATGAGCTGTACGCATACGAACAGCAGGCCAAAAGCAGCCATACCGGGGATCCTTCTTTCGCTTATATTCATGAAGGATATCAGCATGCTGATCTATTGCTGAGTGAAGTAATGGCAGAAGTTGATATTCAGAGGATAAAAGAGGCAGGCAGCGCCATCCGGCAGAGGATGAATGAGTTAGATGAGGAAGAAAAGGCTCGGGCAGCAGACAAGCCAGTTGAACAGGACTCGCCTTCTGATTCAGGCGCAGAATTAAGCCAGGAAAAACCTGTTGAAATGGAGGAAGAAAAGGATCAGAACACAACTCTTGATGAGTCTCTGCCTGGCGTGCACGCACCAGGCAATCAAGATACTTCAGAAGAAGCATCCATAGAGAATAAAGACCAGGAGCTGGTGAGCGATGAAGAAAAAACTCTTGAAAATAGTGAGTAA